The nucleotide window ATATCTTATTATGCTATTATAACTTGATAGCATACATCACCACCAATGAGCATTTGGCAAGAATGGTGGGGGGAGAACCCCGCCGATCTCCCTCTCCTTCCACTCTTTTATCACCACATCACCCTCTCCACTATCTCCTCATATTTATAAGTAATCTTGCTGGGATCTTTTCAAGCACTAAAACAGAAAAGCTCCCCTACGTACACTGATACAATTCCTAATCAATCAAACCACTACAAGATTTAAAAAAATTAACGTAAGAAGGAAGAACAAAGCTCCTCATGTCGGCCGAGCTTGTAGTTGTACATGAGTGTACAAGCATCCCACGCTCTGAAGGGGCCACCAATGAATTTTCTTTCATCCACCACCTTGACATATACCAGTTGATCGCTATAATATCCGGCCACCCTCCGTTAAAGCAAGAATTGTATACGGATGTTATGTGTCTTTCTCCTTTCAGCAGCGCTTAAAGTCTGAAGAATCTTCAGTTCAGAAGGTTGCGTTCCAGATAGCGTTCGCACTCTCGCCGCAGCGCCGATGGACCTCCTTGATCCGATCCGCCGACTTGCAGATGCCGCTGCAGCTCCAGTCAAACGACGCAGCACACACGTTCCCCGCCTGAGCCTTCCGTTCACAGTCTGCACAATTGTGACATGAACAGTTAGCTCAAATATGTCCGAATTTTGACTGAAAAAGTGATCTTCTTTCTATACTGATAGGTCTATGTAGAAGAGTTTTCTGTCAGATGTCATCAAATTTTAGTTCACATCGACGAATACTCAGCATATTTGTCATTACACTTCACCGAAGAAACTGTACCTGAGGCGACGTGTTAGTTTAAGAAAAAAAAGGGAAAGATGAGATGTCTAATGTCCGGAAAGACTGATGGCACACGAGGAACCCTAACAACAACGTCGAGAAGCACATGCTTATGACAGCTGATACCACACCTACTTACTGAAGTTGACTGCCAACCGCTCCAGATCCGAACTACATACACATTAAAGAATACTTACGCTGCCTTGCGGAATGATTGCATACAGGCCGACTAAGCTGTGTGTGCTAAAATATTAATCAGCAGCCACATACAGGCGGTAGCCGACTGGCATGTTATGTTACCACCGACGAATTCGTCTCAAAGAGGACGCAATTCAGTACCTGGATGCGTGCCGCAGCAGAGCCGGCGATCGTCGACGTGCTCGGCATCTACTCCGATGAACCAGGCCCCTATCGACACATCCTCGTTGGCATATTTGTGGAGAACATGCCTGAAATGTCGCCATCCAATCATCAGGGTTAGGTTATATATGGTCAGCGATGCGATGGGCAGGTGTTGACTTGTGCGTAGAAAATTCAGTCAGTCGGCACAAGAAGGGAGCACAAAAAACATTCTTAACATTTGCTTACTGGTTGATTGATATGTAGGAGGCCAGATCCTTGGAGATGGCGTACAGCTGACCGCTCGCGTGCCGGAAGTACTTGTTTCCCCACTCGCCGAATTTCCAGTACTCCGGCTCATGGTATTTCACACCCCTGAAACGGCCAACAACTTCATCTCAGCAGCTGCTGCAAGGGAACCAATGCAAGAAGAAAGGCGTCGTAGCAGTGGCGAGCGAGCTTACTCCTGAGCGAGGACCGGGCCTGATTTCATGCAGCCGATGTAGGCTCGGGGCTTGGAACGATGCCTGGCCAATATGCCTCCAAGAGTTGCTGCAGTTTATACGGTCGAATCTCGTCAACACACACACCAGTGAGACAGCTTCATTTAAATGAACAGTGTACTATCTTTTAGACCTCCAAGATCTGCAATAATGTAGCACAGACCTATGTTTACATGCACATCATCGTCCACCTTGACGAAGTACTCTGCGTCCCACGTGGAGACGGCTTTGGCGAAGTAGGATTTCGTCTTCGCTGCGAGCTCCAGGTACCCTTCAACGTGGTCCTGCATGACAGTATGAGTGACTGTTAATACTGCTGTACTACGGCTACATACAATCATCAGTCAGTACTGTGTTGTGCGTTCAAAGGAAGTTACCAGCCTCAGGAAGTCGCCATGCTCTCTGTCTTCCGCGTCAATTGCTCTGTCCAGTATCCCGCCAGATGTTGCACTGGAAAGGGCAAGTTTCAGATGTCAGTAATCTGAATTTATGGTTGGGTTAACATAGATTAACCATACAAAATGTCAAAGTGCACTGTTTTTTTTATAAAGGCAATGCATGATCGATGGACTAACCTATGACCTATGACGAAACGGATGATGATGCCCTTCTCCTCTTCCATCCTCCTTCTTTTCTCCCCTGCAGTAAATCCGGCAAAGCAGGTCAGGGGACACATCACACAAGGTCGGCGCCGAGGCAGCGAAAAGCAGCTCATGGAATTTTTGTTACGAGGAAGTATCTTAAGGCAGGAACAAGAAACTGCAAGAACCTTGAGGCATCCATGTGGCGCGAACTGAATCTCGCCGCTTCCGGCTGCTGAACGCGGTGTTGATGCCGATGACCATGAAGTACTTCCGTTTTGCCGCCGGTTCCGACGACGGTACGCCGCCGTTGAGGATAGAGTCCTGCGTCGCCTTGGCCGAGGCTAGCTCCATTTCCAAGTTTGATATTGTCTTGTCCAGCGTCCTGATGGCACAAGGAATTATTTGTAAGCCTCCACCCAACACTTCAGTGTGGTCTCAGAATTTCTAAGTAGAATGAAAATGATCTACTGTTTCGACACTTGGTCTACTTACTGTATAGCATCTTCAGTTCTTTGGACTTGCCCAACATAGTCTTTTGGCTCGTTATTGATCTATTGTATTTTCAAAAGAAAGGAGGGATCAGTGATCACATCACACAAGCGAAAGTCGGCAATCAGACATGACAAGTGGAAGGATATATGTATGCTTACGCTTTTGAGCGCACAATCACCAGAAGAGACGAGATTCATTTTGTCCAATTCGAGGGCCGACCTCCTGATGATTTCTTTGGATTCCGGGACGGTCCACATCCTGCATCATCAACCAGCAAATAAAATTTACAGCGCCGAACAGAGTCATTTGCGATAGCAAGAGCCTAAACATTAGAAAACACCAGAAAAACGGAAGAAGAGTACTTGTAGCTGTTCGTGATCAGCTAGTAAGCCACTGCCGAATTTTTTATCGGATCAAGTACCCCCAAAAGTGAAAGTGATTATACTtttactactactagtactacttaGCCAAACCACTTGTGTTCTTCCGGGTGGTGGGGCCGGGGCAACAGAAACCGAACCACTATGTTGTCGGCGACAGGTAGACTGGTGGCAGATGCTGGGCGGGCAGTTCGCGCTTAATGGCCCTGTGGCCTGCTCGCGATGCAGGATCTTGAGACATAAAGAAGCAACTCATCCGCCAGTGAAGTACACCGCGGGGTACAGGCCCCCGGAATTCCACGCTCACGACTCCGGTGGGAGTACGCTACAGCAACAGTCGTGCGGACAGAGAGAGGGGTACGCCAGCTATAGTATTGGTGGTCGCCCTGGGGCCTGTGGGTGGGTACTGGGTAGTACTCGCCTGGCCCTTGGAAAAAATGGGGTGAGGTGATCACAGGGAAGTCGATAAACCAATGGGATTCAGTGATTTTGCAGAGGACTCTGCTCGAGACGGAGACA belongs to Triticum urartu cultivar G1812 chromosome 7, Tu2.1, whole genome shotgun sequence and includes:
- the LOC125521828 gene encoding probable beta-1,3-galactosyltransferase 2; amino-acid sequence: MTRGSGGGDELLFRGTISRKWTSLLCLSSFFVGLIFTNRMWTVPESKEIIRRSALELDKMNLVSSGDCALKSINNEPKDYVGQVQRTEDAIQTLDKTISNLEMELASAKATQDSILNGGVPSSEPAAKRKYFMVIGINTAFSSRKRRDSVRATWMPQGEKRRRMEEEKGIIIRFVIGHSATSGGILDRAIDAEDREHGDFLRLDHVEGYLELAAKTKSYFAKAVSTWDAEYFVKVDDDVHVNIATLGGILARHRSKPRAYIGCMKSGPVLAQEGVKYHEPEYWKFGEWGNKYFRHASGQLYAISKDLASYISINQHVLHKYANEDVSIGAWFIGVDAEHVDDRRLCCGTHPDCERKAQAGNVCAASFDWSCSGICKSADRIKEVHRRCGESANAIWNATF